A DNA window from Mucilaginibacter xinganensis contains the following coding sequences:
- the purN gene encoding phosphoribosylglycinamide formyltransferase, whose product MKKRIAIFASGSGSNAQKIMEYFKRNAEAEVVLVLTNNPQAYVLQRADNFEVPSHIFTRKEFYETDDVIRLLKNLQVDLIVLAGFLWLVPVSLLTAFPNRIINLHPALLPKYGGKGMYGDHVHKAVLAAKEEESGITIHFASDQFDEGEIIHQSKFKIEPDDNLEVVKFKGQQLEHQHFPKVIESLLKKMKS is encoded by the coding sequence ATGAAAAAAAGAATTGCCATTTTTGCTTCAGGTTCAGGATCAAATGCTCAAAAAATTATGGAGTATTTTAAACGCAATGCCGAGGCCGAAGTTGTATTAGTGCTGACCAATAACCCACAGGCTTACGTTTTACAAAGGGCCGATAATTTTGAGGTGCCTTCACATATTTTTACCCGGAAAGAGTTTTATGAAACCGACGATGTGATCAGGCTGCTTAAAAACCTGCAGGTTGACCTGATTGTGCTGGCTGGTTTTTTATGGCTGGTGCCGGTATCATTATTAACGGCATTTCCTAACCGCATTATAAACCTGCACCCTGCATTGCTGCCGAAATACGGCGGTAAAGGTATGTACGGCGATCATGTACACAAAGCGGTGCTTGCCGCTAAAGAAGAAGAATCGGGCATTACCATTCATTTTGCAAGCGACCAGTTTGACGAAGGCGAGATCATACACCAGTCGAAATTTAAAATTGAACCCGACGATAACCTGGAAGTTGTGAAATTTAAAGGCCAGCAGTTGGAACACCAGCACTTCCCAAAAGTGATTGAAAGTTTGCTGAAGAAAATGAAGAGTTAA
- the purH gene encoding bifunctional phosphoribosylaminoimidazolecarboxamide formyltransferase/IMP cyclohydrolase, protein MSESVQIKNALISVYYKDNLEPIINELNRLGVNIYSTGGTETFIRNLGVNVIPVEDLTSYPSILGGRVKTLHPKVFGGILARRNFEGDEQQLAQFEIPEIDLVIVDLYPFEETVKSNAEEDEIIEKIDIGGISLIRAAAKNFKDVVIVASKADYPVLEDLLKTQGGTTTIDQRRAFAHKAFNISSNYDTAIFKYFNQEEPLPVFKESIQTSQVLRYGENPHQKGTFYGDLDAMFTKLNGKELSYNNLVDVDAAVALIDEFTEPTIAILKHTNACGIASRNNIKDAWVDALACDPVSAFGGVIIANGEVDAATAAEIDKIFYEVLIAPAFTDEAVEILKGKKNRIILIRQAVPLPTKLFKTLLNGVIEQDKDAVIEGPEQMTSVTKKQPTEQEKHDLFFANKVVKHTKSNTIVFAKNGQLMASGVGQTSRVDSLKQAVIKAESFGFDLRGAVMASDAFFPFPDCVELAADAGIVAVLQPGGSINDKLSVEMCDQKNISMVTTGVRHFKH, encoded by the coding sequence ATGAGCGAGTCAGTGCAAATAAAGAATGCTTTAATTTCTGTTTACTACAAAGACAATTTAGAGCCGATAATCAATGAGTTAAACCGCCTTGGCGTTAATATATATTCAACCGGTGGAACGGAAACTTTTATCCGTAACCTGGGTGTTAATGTGATCCCGGTTGAGGATCTTACTTCTTACCCGTCCATATTGGGCGGTCGTGTTAAAACACTGCATCCCAAAGTGTTTGGCGGTATTTTGGCTCGAAGAAACTTCGAAGGAGATGAGCAGCAGCTGGCACAATTTGAAATCCCTGAAATTGATTTGGTGATAGTTGATCTTTACCCGTTTGAAGAAACGGTAAAATCAAATGCCGAAGAAGATGAGATCATTGAAAAAATTGATATTGGTGGTATTTCGCTGATCCGCGCAGCAGCAAAAAACTTTAAAGATGTAGTGATAGTTGCTTCAAAAGCCGACTACCCGGTGCTGGAAGACCTGCTGAAAACGCAGGGTGGCACAACCACTATTGATCAGCGCCGTGCATTTGCGCACAAGGCCTTCAATATTTCATCAAACTACGATACCGCTATCTTTAAATACTTTAACCAGGAAGAGCCGTTGCCGGTTTTTAAAGAAAGTATTCAAACCAGCCAGGTTTTACGTTACGGCGAAAACCCGCATCAAAAAGGTACTTTCTATGGCGATCTTGATGCCATGTTCACCAAGCTGAACGGCAAAGAGCTGTCATACAATAATCTGGTTGACGTTGATGCTGCCGTGGCTTTGATTGATGAATTTACCGAGCCTACCATTGCTATTTTAAAGCACACCAACGCCTGCGGTATTGCATCGCGCAATAACATTAAAGATGCATGGGTTGATGCTTTGGCCTGCGATCCGGTTTCGGCATTTGGCGGCGTTATAATTGCCAATGGCGAGGTTGACGCAGCAACGGCTGCCGAAATAGATAAAATATTTTACGAGGTTTTGATAGCTCCGGCATTTACCGATGAAGCCGTTGAAATACTAAAAGGCAAAAAGAACCGTATTATACTCATCCGCCAGGCGGTTCCATTACCTACCAAGCTGTTTAAAACGCTGCTGAATGGTGTAATTGAACAAGATAAAGACGCGGTTATTGAGGGGCCAGAGCAAATGACATCAGTTACAAAGAAACAACCTACCGAACAAGAAAAACACGACCTGTTTTTTGCCAACAAGGTAGTTAAACATACCAAATCAAACACCATTGTTTTTGCAAAGAACGGCCAACTGATGGCCAGTGGTGTAGGACAAACTTCGCGTGTTGATTCGCTGAAACAAGCAGTTATAAAAGCCGAAAGCTTTGGTTTTGATTTAAGGGGAGCGGTTATGGCATCTGATGCTTTTTTCCCTTTTCCTGATTGTGTTGAACTGGCTGCTGATGCCGGAATTGTGGCTGTTTTACAACCCGGCGGCTCAATAAATGACAAGCTTTCTGTTGAAATGTGCGATCAGAAAAACATTTCAATGGTAACTACCGGCGTACGCCATTTTAAACATTAA
- the mrdA gene encoding penicillin-binding protein 2 → MNSFFERRYIIAGIFIAIIVVLLARLFYIQIVDPKYAIYAGKNVLRQTIVYPARGPILDRNGKILVQNEPFYDIMITPREVKPFDTVEFCKLLGIDRDGFNKRWVKAWKYSPVLKSVFEKQLTAQTYASVSERLSEFPGFSAITRYLRNYPDSVAAQFLGYIGEVQDKDIKHSNGYYHPGDFIGVTGVEKSYETVLRGQRGVSNQMVDSRGTLKGKFANGLYDTAAVPGQRLTSSLELSIQKLGEKLMHDKVGSIVAIEPSTGEILCYVSSPTYDPNLMVGRERGNNAAKMYADVYNPFFIRPVQAKYPPGSSFKPLSALIGLEEGIITPQTSYYCPGYYQAGNRRVKCNNGEAHGLVNLSSAVAESCNGYFSMVFQKIIDHNGTHQTEASYKTWRDNVKKFGLGTRLDLDVPGESRGNVPTPLYYDNLYHKGGWRSSTIIPLAIGQGELLATPLQMANLECTIANHGYYYKPHLVKAIGTQNVIKHEYTVRNYVGIDSQYFEPVINGMQAVIDRGTGIRSKIPGIIMCGKTGTAQNPGGEAHSVFVAFAPRENPRIAIAVVVENSGEGAHWAAPIASFIVEKYLKGSISPRESGITVEHFANANRLPDSALYYSRFRKKISPKDTAKKQKADTLKKPLKGLKGASRQNKKDSSTRLLAVLPGRKDDK, encoded by the coding sequence ATGAACAGTTTTTTTGAGCGACGCTACATTATAGCCGGAATTTTTATAGCCATAATTGTTGTACTGCTGGCCCGGCTGTTCTATATCCAGATAGTTGATCCTAAATATGCCATATACGCCGGTAAAAATGTGTTAAGGCAAACCATCGTATATCCTGCACGCGGCCCTATATTAGATCGTAACGGAAAGATCCTGGTGCAAAACGAGCCATTTTATGATATCATGATAACCCCGCGTGAGGTTAAGCCATTTGATACCGTAGAGTTTTGCAAGCTTTTGGGGATTGACCGGGATGGCTTTAACAAGCGCTGGGTAAAAGCCTGGAAGTACTCACCGGTGTTAAAGTCGGTATTTGAAAAACAACTTACCGCGCAAACTTATGCCTCGGTGTCTGAACGGCTTTCAGAATTTCCCGGCTTTTCGGCAATCACCAGGTACCTGCGTAACTATCCCGATTCTGTTGCCGCACAATTCCTGGGTTATATTGGCGAGGTGCAGGATAAGGATATCAAACACTCCAATGGCTACTACCATCCCGGAGACTTTATTGGTGTAACCGGTGTTGAAAAATCATACGAAACTGTGTTGCGCGGCCAGCGTGGCGTTAGTAACCAAATGGTTGACTCGCGCGGTACGCTGAAAGGAAAGTTTGCCAACGGGCTATATGACACTGCGGCTGTGCCCGGCCAGCGTTTAACCTCATCGCTTGAACTGAGCATCCAAAAGCTGGGCGAAAAGCTGATGCATGATAAGGTGGGGAGTATTGTTGCCATTGAGCCCTCAACCGGCGAGATTCTTTGCTACGTGAGCAGCCCAACTTACGACCCTAACCTGATGGTTGGCCGCGAACGCGGAAACAATGCCGCAAAAATGTACGCCGATGTTTACAACCCGTTTTTTATAAGGCCGGTGCAGGCAAAATATCCCCCGGGTTCATCTTTTAAGCCGTTAAGTGCACTTATTGGGTTAGAGGAGGGGATCATTACTCCGCAAACCAGTTATTACTGCCCCGGATATTACCAGGCGGGTAACCGCAGGGTTAAATGTAATAATGGCGAAGCACACGGTTTGGTTAACTTAAGCAGCGCCGTTGCCGAATCGTGCAATGGTTATTTTTCTATGGTGTTTCAAAAGATAATTGATCACAACGGCACACACCAAACAGAAGCAAGCTATAAAACATGGCGCGATAACGTGAAGAAATTTGGTTTAGGCACCCGCCTTGATCTGGATGTGCCGGGCGAAAGCCGTGGTAATGTGCCAACACCTTTGTATTATGATAACCTTTATCATAAAGGTGGCTGGCGTTCAAGCACTATTATTCCGCTTGCTATCGGGCAGGGGGAGTTGCTGGCTACGCCTTTGCAAATGGCTAATCTTGAATGTACCATAGCCAACCATGGTTATTATTATAAGCCCCACCTGGTAAAAGCAATAGGCACTCAAAATGTTATTAAACATGAATATACTGTAAGGAACTACGTTGGGATAGACTCCCAATACTTTGAGCCCGTAATAAACGGGATGCAGGCGGTTATTGACAGAGGTACAGGTATCCGGTCAAAAATTCCCGGCATCATCATGTGCGGTAAAACAGGAACCGCTCAAAACCCCGGCGGCGAAGCGCACTCTGTATTTGTTGCCTTTGCCCCGCGTGAAAACCCCCGGATAGCTATTGCAGTAGTGGTTGAAAACTCTGGCGAAGGGGCGCACTGGGCAGCTCCAATAGCCAGCTTTATAGTTGAAAAATATTTAAAGGGAAGCATTTCCCCGCGTGAATCTGGGATAACGGTTGAGCATTTTGCCAACGCTAACCGCCTGCCCGATTCTGCCCTTTATTACAGCCGATTCCGGAAGAAGATATCGCCAAAAGATACCGCCAAAAAGCAGAAGGCAGATACTTTGAAAAAGCCTTTGAAAGGCCTGAAAGGCGCATCCCGTCAAAACAAAAAAGATTCATCAACCAGGCTTTTAGCCGTATTACCGGGGAGGAAAGATGATAAATAA
- a CDS encoding thymidine kinase: MFVEDIFKRRNELGGSIEVVCGSMFSGKTEELIRRLNRAKIARLKVEIFSPKADTRYDENALVSHNATSIPSTPVENASSILLLASDVHVIGIDEAQFFDEELPDVCNILANKGIRVIVAGLDMDFKGRPFGPMPAIMAMAESVTKLHAVCVRCGNPALYSYRLLPDENQVMLGEKESYEPRCRSCYTNLEV; the protein is encoded by the coding sequence GTGTTTGTAGAAGATATATTTAAGCGGAGAAATGAACTGGGGGGCAGTATAGAAGTGGTTTGCGGATCGATGTTTTCAGGCAAAACAGAGGAGCTGATCCGCCGGCTTAACAGGGCGAAGATAGCCCGATTAAAAGTAGAGATCTTTAGTCCGAAGGCCGATACCCGGTATGATGAAAATGCTTTGGTTTCGCACAATGCAACCTCTATTCCTTCAACCCCTGTTGAGAACGCGTCATCCATATTATTGCTGGCCAGTGATGTGCACGTGATAGGGATTGATGAAGCGCAGTTTTTTGATGAAGAGCTGCCTGATGTGTGTAATATCCTCGCCAATAAAGGTATCCGTGTAATTGTTGCCGGGTTGGATATGGATTTCAAGGGCCGTCCGTTTGGCCCGATGCCCGCCATTATGGCTATGGCCGAATCAGTAACCAAACTGCATGCTGTATGCGTGCGCTGCGGGAACCCTGCCTTATACTCGTACCGCCTGCTGCCCGATGAAAACCAGGTAATGCTGGGCGAAAAGGAAAGCTACGAACCCCGCTGCCGGAGCTGCTACACTAATTTGGAGGTGTAA
- the rodA gene encoding rod shape-determining protein RodA → MNNQRSFFFNVDWITVFIFLALCTIGWFNIHAAVYDERYPSIIDSHTNYGKQFTFIIVAVLVGGVILLLESRFITALAPAFYIITLLLLGIVLVVGRNVGGNQAWISLGGGFRLQPSEFAKFSTCLLLARYLSGPNIRVSEPKSFAIAATIIGVPMFLIMMQPDMGSTLVFLSLVFVLYREGLSPYFLIIGALFIALFVTSVLYPPLAVIGVIVVITLAVILLFRRSKKVVYTMLAGLAICIVFVFSVKVIYNSVLKPHQKVRIDIILGIKSDLKGKGYNLNQSKIAIGSGKMWGKGYLKGTQTKYSFVPEQSTDFIFCTVGEEWGFAGSLTVLGLYLFLVLRLILIAERQRSPFSRVYGYGVASVIFFHVMINIGMTIGLVPVIGIPLPFISYGGSSLLSFTILLFVLLKLDSNRMGIV, encoded by the coding sequence ATAAATAACCAGCGCAGCTTTTTTTTTAATGTTGATTGGATAACGGTATTCATTTTCCTGGCGCTGTGTACCATTGGCTGGTTCAATATCCATGCGGCGGTGTATGACGAGCGTTACCCAAGCATTATCGACTCACATACCAACTATGGCAAGCAGTTTACTTTTATCATTGTTGCGGTGTTGGTAGGCGGAGTTATCCTTTTGCTCGAGAGCAGATTTATTACTGCCCTGGCACCTGCCTTTTACATTATAACCTTATTATTGCTGGGTATTGTTTTGGTGGTTGGGCGCAACGTGGGCGGTAACCAGGCATGGATTAGCCTTGGCGGCGGTTTCAGGCTGCAGCCCTCGGAGTTTGCCAAGTTCTCTACCTGTTTATTACTGGCGCGTTATTTAAGCGGGCCCAATATCAGGGTAAGCGAACCTAAGTCGTTTGCTATTGCCGCTACCATCATAGGGGTGCCCATGTTCCTGATTATGATGCAGCCGGATATGGGCTCAACGCTGGTATTTTTATCGCTGGTGTTTGTGCTGTACCGCGAGGGGCTTTCTCCTTATTTCTTAATCATAGGTGCGTTGTTCATTGCGCTGTTTGTTACCTCGGTTTTGTATCCGCCGCTGGCTGTTATCGGGGTTATAGTGGTTATCACCCTTGCGGTTATCTTGTTGTTCAGGCGCAGTAAAAAGGTTGTTTATACCATGCTTGCCGGTTTGGCAATTTGCATTGTGTTTGTGTTTAGCGTAAAGGTTATTTACAACAGCGTTTTAAAGCCGCACCAAAAGGTAAGGATTGATATTATATTGGGGATTAAGAGCGATTTAAAGGGAAAGGGCTACAACCTTAACCAGTCAAAGATTGCCATTGGTTCCGGTAAGATGTGGGGCAAGGGCTATTTAAAGGGCACACAAACCAAATATTCATTTGTGCCTGAGCAAAGCACCGATTTTATTTTTTGTACCGTAGGCGAGGAGTGGGGCTTTGCAGGATCGTTAACCGTATTGGGGCTGTACCTGTTTTTGGTGCTAAGGCTAATCCTGATCGCTGAACGGCAGCGATCGCCATTTTCCAGGGTTTACGGCTATGGCGTGGCTTCTGTGATCTTTTTCCACGTGATGATCAATATAGGTATGACGATTGGTTTGGTACCCGTAATAGGGATTCCGCTGCCGTTTATCAGCTATGGCGGGTCATCCTTATTGAGCTTCACCATCCTGCTGTTTGTGTTGCTTAAGCTGGATTCTAACCGTATGGGGATTGTTTAA
- the mreC gene encoding rod shape-determining protein MreC translates to MRNLLIFITKYNAFFLFIIFEVSALLVYIKYNSFQKATFINSSNSVTGNLYARISEFKSYLSLKDNNDSLARENARLRNQLKSSLYADTLNKHKVNDTVYKQQYEYIVARVINNSTNRANNYITIDKGSKQGITKGLGVICNAGLVGKVVFVSDHFSVIQSLLHKDSQFSAMLANNKEIGYIQWGEEFNPHKGLLRDVSNNAVPKVGEKVVTSGYSLFPEGIPIGTISSLKSKGGGVSLNMDVALAVDFTKLQYVYVVDNKFAAEQTGLEAQQKKDE, encoded by the coding sequence ATGCGCAATCTCCTGATATTTATCACTAAGTATAACGCATTCTTTTTGTTTATTATTTTCGAGGTTTCGGCGCTGCTGGTATATATCAAATACAACTCTTTTCAAAAGGCCACTTTTATAAATTCATCAAACTCAGTTACCGGAAATTTATATGCCCGCATCAGCGAGTTTAAAAGCTATCTGTCACTAAAAGATAACAACGATAGCCTGGCACGTGAAAATGCAAGGTTGCGTAACCAGCTTAAATCGTCGTTATATGCCGATACACTTAATAAGCACAAGGTTAATGATACCGTTTATAAGCAGCAGTATGAATACATTGTAGCGCGGGTAATCAATAATTCAACCAACAGGGCAAATAACTATATCACTATAGATAAAGGGAGTAAACAAGGAATTACTAAAGGGCTCGGGGTAATCTGCAACGCAGGTTTGGTGGGCAAAGTGGTATTTGTTTCCGATCATTTTTCGGTGATCCAGTCGCTGCTTCATAAAGACTCTCAATTCAGCGCCATGTTAGCTAATAATAAAGAGATAGGGTATATTCAATGGGGCGAGGAGTTTAATCCGCACAAAGGTTTACTGCGGGATGTATCAAATAATGCGGTGCCGAAGGTTGGGGAAAAGGTTGTGACATCAGGCTATTCGTTATTCCCCGAAGGGATCCCGATAGGTACCATCAGCAGCCTTAAGAGTAAAGGTGGCGGTGTTTCATTAAATATGGATGTGGCCCTGGCCGTTGATTTTACCAAGCTGCAATATGTTTACGTAGTTGATAATAAATTTGCCGCAGAGCAAACGGGACTGGAGGCTCAGCAAAAAAAGGATGAGTAA
- a CDS encoding rod shape-determining protein, translated as MGLFNFFTQEIAIDLGTANTLIIHNDKVVVDEPSIVAFDRTTNKVIAIGRQAMQMEGKTHDNIRTVRPLKDGVIADFNAAEHMIRGMIKMINHGKGWFFPSLRMVICIPSGITEVEKRAVRDSAEIAGAKEVYLIHEPMAAAVGIGIDVEEPMGNMIIDIGGGTTEIAVIALSGIVCDQSIRVAGDNFDSDIVQYIRRQHNIMIGDRTAEKIKIEVGAALPELADPPTDFAVQGRDLMTGVPKQIMVSYSEIAHCLDKSISKIEEAILKALEITPPELSADIYQTGIYLTGGGALLRGLDKRIAAKTKLPVHVAEDPLRAVVRGTGTALKNIGNFKFLMQ; from the coding sequence ATGGGTCTATTTAACTTTTTTACACAAGAAATCGCCATTGATTTAGGTACCGCAAATACCCTCATAATACATAATGATAAAGTTGTTGTTGATGAACCGTCAATAGTAGCTTTTGACCGCACTACCAATAAAGTAATTGCCATAGGCCGCCAGGCAATGCAGATGGAAGGCAAAACACACGATAATATTCGTACCGTAAGGCCGCTTAAGGATGGGGTAATAGCCGACTTTAACGCTGCTGAGCACATGATCCGCGGGATGATCAAAATGATTAACCACGGTAAGGGCTGGTTCTTCCCGTCATTGCGGATGGTGATCTGTATTCCTTCGGGCATTACCGAAGTTGAAAAACGTGCCGTACGTGACTCGGCCGAGATTGCCGGGGCAAAAGAAGTCTACCTTATTCATGAGCCAATGGCTGCTGCCGTAGGTATTGGAATTGATGTTGAAGAGCCTATGGGTAACATGATTATTGATATTGGTGGTGGTACCACTGAAATTGCCGTTATCGCGCTGTCAGGGATCGTTTGCGATCAGTCTATCCGTGTGGCAGGTGATAACTTCGACTCTGATATAGTTCAGTACATCCGCCGCCAGCATAACATTATGATTGGTGACCGTACAGCTGAAAAAATTAAAATCGAGGTTGGTGCCGCATTGCCTGAACTTGCAGACCCGCCAACAGATTTTGCTGTACAGGGCCGCGATTTAATGACAGGCGTACCCAAGCAGATAATGGTATCTTATTCAGAAATTGCACACTGCCTTGATAAATCGATCTCGAAAATTGAAGAAGCGATTCTTAAAGCATTGGAGATCACCCCGCCGGAGCTTTCGGCAGATATTTATCAAACCGGTATTTATTTAACAGGTGGCGGCGCCTTGCTGCGCGGCCTTGATAAGCGTATTGCCGCAAAAACCAAATTGCCGGTTCACGTAGCCGAAGATCCGTTGCGCGCCGTAGTACGCGGAACAGGCACAGCCCTTAAAAATATTGGTAACTTTAAATTTTTAATGCAATAG
- the yiaK gene encoding 3-dehydro-L-gulonate 2-dehydrogenase produces the protein MRVTFNKLQSEFERVLLSLNFSGEKANLCATIFAENSRDGVYTHGLNRFPVFVEFVKQGLVKPGAGPTAEAAFGALERWNGNLGPGILNARFCMDRAITLAKANGISCIALKNTNHWMRAGTYGWQAANAGLIGICFTNTIANLPPWGGIDPRLGNNPLVIAVPRRGGHVVLDMAVSQYSVGKLNQYKNNSEALPLPGGYDKAGNLSTNAAEILESKRLLPVGFWKGSGLSLVLDLLAAVLSEGNSTAKITQSEQESGVSQVFICIKPESNAYTEQVIEEIINYTKTSRPEHEGGAIAYPGENTLKTREKSLKEGVFVDERIWRQVLGL, from the coding sequence ATGCGCGTTACATTTAATAAACTACAATCAGAATTTGAGCGGGTGTTGCTTTCGTTAAATTTCAGCGGGGAAAAAGCAAACCTTTGTGCTACTATTTTTGCGGAGAACAGCCGCGACGGGGTTTATACGCATGGCTTAAACCGTTTCCCTGTTTTTGTTGAGTTTGTAAAACAGGGACTTGTAAAACCGGGTGCCGGGCCAACAGCAGAAGCTGCGTTTGGAGCTTTGGAACGCTGGAACGGCAATTTAGGGCCTGGGATATTAAACGCCCGCTTTTGTATGGACAGGGCCATTACATTGGCCAAAGCGAACGGGATAAGCTGCATCGCCCTTAAAAACACCAACCACTGGATGCGGGCCGGAACATATGGCTGGCAGGCTGCCAATGCCGGCCTTATAGGGATCTGCTTTACCAACACCATAGCCAACCTGCCCCCATGGGGTGGTATAGACCCGCGTTTGGGCAACAACCCGCTGGTTATCGCAGTCCCGCGAAGAGGTGGGCATGTGGTGCTGGATATGGCTGTTTCCCAATATTCCGTGGGTAAGCTAAATCAATATAAAAACAATAGTGAAGCGCTGCCGCTGCCGGGCGGATATGACAAAGCAGGTAATTTGAGTACCAACGCCGCCGAAATACTGGAATCAAAAAGACTATTGCCGGTTGGCTTTTGGAAAGGCTCCGGGCTATCGTTAGTGCTCGATCTGCTGGCCGCGGTATTGAGCGAGGGCAATTCAACGGCAAAAATTACCCAAAGCGAACAGGAATCGGGCGTTTCGCAGGTGTTCATCTGTATAAAACCCGAAAGCAATGCTTATACCGAACAGGTTATTGAAGAGATCATTAACTATACTAAAACCAGCAGGCCTGAACATGAAGGCGGCGCTATAGCCTATCCAGGCGAAAACACTTTGAAAACCAGGGAAAAGAGTTTAAAAGAAGGCGTTTTTGTAGATGAAAGGATCTGGCGGCAGGTGCTGGGGTTGTAA
- a CDS encoding rod shape-determining protein MreD, with amino-acid sequence MSKRIIINFLRFIVLVFIQVFLLKNINLYDLSTPYLYILFILLLPFEVPNVLLFALSFILGLTIDAFYDTPGLHAAACVVLAFVRILFISITVQKDGFDNEPEPTLSIMGLRWFLAYAVVLTFVHHFFLLNLEAFSLSQIEFTISRILLSSVFTVFLILISGLLFFKRKERK; translated from the coding sequence ATGAGTAAGCGCATTATAATTAATTTTCTGAGGTTTATTGTACTGGTATTTATCCAGGTTTTTTTGTTGAAGAACATTAATTTATATGATCTTTCAACCCCTTACCTGTATATCCTTTTTATCCTGCTGCTGCCTTTCGAGGTGCCTAACGTTTTGCTTTTTGCACTGTCGTTTATCCTGGGGCTTACCATTGATGCTTTTTACGATACCCCGGGCCTGCATGCGGCTGCCTGCGTGGTACTTGCCTTTGTCAGGATTTTATTCATCAGCATAACTGTTCAAAAAGATGGGTTTGATAACGAGCCCGAACCTACCTTAAGCATAATGGGTTTGCGGTGGTTTTTAGCCTATGCCGTTGTGCTAACCTTTGTTCACCACTTTTTTCTCCTCAACCTCGAAGCTTTTAGCCTTTCGCAAATTGAATTTACAATAAGCCGCATTTTATTGAGTTCTGTATTTACCGTGTTTTTAATACTAATTTCGGGTTTGTTATTTTTCAAGAGAAAAGAGCGTAAATGA
- a CDS encoding RluA family pseudouridine synthase — MSKVNIKYINHEITDADILYEDNHLIAVNKRAGDIVQVDDTGDESLDEKVKKYIAKKYNKPNGAFLGVVHRLDRPVSGVILFAKTSKALERINAMFKGREMHKTYYAVVRNRPQPEAGNLVHWLVKNPQKNVTKAHDREVAGSQRAELNYKLVGELNGYYLLEVDPITGRPHQIRVQLSTLGCPIVGDNKYGYPRGSLRKSICLHARKLEFTHPIKKEPIRIIAPVPHDGFWERFEDMMVGE, encoded by the coding sequence ATGTCCAAAGTCAATATTAAATATATCAACCACGAAATAACTGATGCCGATATCCTTTATGAGGATAATCATTTAATTGCGGTTAATAAGCGCGCAGGCGATATTGTGCAGGTGGATGATACGGGCGACGAATCGCTGGATGAAAAGGTAAAAAAATACATTGCCAAAAAGTATAATAAACCCAATGGTGCGTTTTTGGGTGTGGTGCACCGGCTGGACAGGCCCGTTAGCGGCGTTATTCTTTTCGCAAAAACCAGCAAGGCGCTCGAGCGGATAAACGCCATGTTTAAAGGCCGCGAAATGCATAAAACTTATTATGCCGTGGTGCGCAACAGGCCGCAGCCCGAAGCAGGTAACCTGGTGCATTGGCTGGTGAAAAACCCGCAAAAAAACGTGACCAAAGCACATGACCGCGAGGTTGCCGGCAGCCAGCGTGCGGAATTGAATTATAAATTAGTAGGCGAGCTTAATGGTTATTATTTGCTGGAAGTTGACCCGATAACCGGCCGCCCGCACCAGATCAGGGTGCAGCTGTCAACCCTGGGCTGTCCTATAGTGGGTGATAATAAATATGGTTACCCCCGTGGCAGCCTGCGTAAAAGCATTTGCCTGCATGCCCGCAAACTGGAATTTACCCATCCCATAAAAAAAGAACCTATCCGGATTATTGCGCCCGTGCCGCATGATGGTTTTTGGGAACGGTTTGAAGATATGATGGTGGGGGAGTAG